In one Campylobacter concisus genomic region, the following are encoded:
- a CDS encoding tetratricopeptide repeat protein, translating into MQECINKSNTKACESFTKKLSSECENKDKISCFIYADMLGRGLGIEKDTQKSFEIFRSLCDDGGSEACYELATKYLQGNGTEQSFDLSANALDKACKMGSKRACNVLELVPKN; encoded by the coding sequence ATGCAAGAGTGTATTAATAAAAGTAACACTAAAGCTTGCGAGAGTTTTACAAAAAAGCTTTCAAGTGAGTGTGAGAATAAAGATAAAATTTCTTGCTTTATCTATGCAGATATGCTAGGGCGTGGTCTTGGCATAGAAAAAGATACGCAAAAATCTTTTGAGATATTTAGATCGCTCTGCGATGATGGTGGTAGTGAGGCTTGCTACGAGCTAGCGACAAAGTATCTTCAAGGAAATGGCACTGAGCAAAGCTTCGATCTTTCTGCAAATGCTCTTGATAAAGCTTGCAAGATGGGTAGCAAGCGAGCTTGCAATGTATTAGAGCTTGTGCCTAAAAATTAG
- a CDS encoding ABC transporter permease, whose protein sequence is MNNLFLIAKLDVKESFRSRWFVIYAVLFSALMIGFLFSGVTDSRVLGFSGLTRALLLFIQICVIIVPIFILISTVRSINQDRDTNLLEYILSFPLSLREYYFGKALGRTFVVFVPLLFALLLCIIVGFIKGVAIPWSVLTLYFGLLFSLSIIFLSLGFFISSVIKNQETGQGVAFLLWLIMLAFIDLALIGLLMRSSVDEYVIYAIAILNPIELFRIAALSLFDPNLAVIGTASYFILSTFPKATFVAYAIIYPLLLGIILLVCGYFAFSKKDLV, encoded by the coding sequence GTGAATAATCTTTTTTTAATAGCAAAGCTTGATGTAAAAGAGTCTTTTCGCTCAAGATGGTTTGTGATATATGCTGTGCTTTTTTCTGCTTTGATGATAGGATTTTTATTTAGCGGCGTGACCGACTCACGTGTGCTCGGCTTTTCTGGGCTTACTAGAGCACTGCTTTTGTTTATTCAAATTTGCGTCATCATTGTGCCTATTTTTATTCTCATCTCAACCGTAAGAAGCATAAATCAAGATAGAGATACAAATTTGCTTGAATACATCCTTAGCTTCCCGCTAAGCCTTAGAGAGTATTACTTTGGTAAGGCACTGGGCCGAACGTTTGTTGTTTTTGTACCACTTTTGTTTGCTCTTTTGCTTTGTATTATTGTTGGTTTTATAAAAGGTGTTGCAATACCTTGGAGTGTATTAACACTTTATTTTGGGCTACTTTTTAGCTTAAGTATCATTTTTTTATCGCTTGGATTTTTTATCTCAAGCGTGATTAAAAATCAAGAGACAGGCCAAGGTGTGGCGTTTTTACTCTGGCTTATAATGCTTGCATTTATTGATCTAGCATTAATTGGGCTTCTTATGCGAAGCTCGGTTGATGAGTACGTTATTTACGCTATTGCTATACTAAATCCGATAGAGCTTTTCAGGATAGCAGCACTTAGTCTTTTTGATCCAAATTTAGCAGTTATCGGTACTGCATCTTATTTTATTTTAAGCACCTTTCCAAAAGCGACATTTGTAGCTTATGCGATTATTTATCCGCTCTTATTAGGCATTATTTTGCTAGTTTGTGGCTATTTTGCCTTTAGCAAAAAAGATTTGGTTTGA